Proteins from one Pithys albifrons albifrons isolate INPA30051 chromosome 2, PitAlb_v1, whole genome shotgun sequence genomic window:
- the SGK1 gene encoding serine/threonine-protein kinase Sgk1 isoform X2, whose product MTVKAAEASGPTLTYSKMRGMVAILIAFMKQRRMGLNDFIQKIATNSYACKHPEVQSILKISQPQEPELMNANPSPPPSPSQQINLGPSSNPHAKPSDFHFLKVIGKGSFGKVLLARHKAEEQFYAVKVLQKKAILKKKEEKHIMSERNVLLKNVKHPFLVGLHFSFQTADKLYFVLDYINGGELFYHLQRERCFLEPRARFYAAEIASALGYLHSLNIVYRDLKPENILLDSQGHIVLTDFGLCKENIEHNGTTSTFCGTPEYLAPEVLHKQPYDRTVDWWCLGAVLYEMLYGLPPFYSRNTAEMYDNILNKPLQLKPNITNSARHLLEGLLQKDRTKRLGAKEDFMEIKNHIFFSPINWDDLINKKITPPFNPNVSGPSDLRHFDPEFTDEPVPNSIGQSPDSILITASVKEAAEAFLGFSYAPPVDSFL is encoded by the exons ATGACTGTGAAAGCAGCCGAGGCTTCTGGTCCTACCTTGACTTACTCGAAGATGAGGGGGATGGTGGCCATCCTCATCG CTTTCATGAAACAGAGAAGAATGGGACTAAACGACTTCATTCAGAAGATAGCCACCAACTCCTATGCATGCAAGCA TCCTGAAGTTCAGTCTATCTTGAAAATCTCCCAGCCTCAAGAGCCTGAACTTATGAATGCTAATCCTTCTCCTCCG CCCAGTCCTTCACAGCAGATCAATCTTGGCCCATCATCCAACCCACATGCCAAGCCATCAGACTTTCATTTCTTAAAAGTGATTGGAAAAGGCAGTTTTGGGAAG GTCCTCCTTGCACGCCATAAGGCAGAAGAGCAGTTCTATGCTGTTAAAGTTCTGCAGAAAAAAGCAAtcctgaagaaaaaggag gAGAAGCACATTATGTCAGAGCGCAATGTCTTGCTGAAAAATGTGAAACACCCCTTCCTGGTTGGGCTTCACTTTTCCTTCCAAACTGCAGACAAGTTGTATTTTGTCCTGGACTACATCAATGGTGGAGAG TTGTTCTACCATCTCCAGAGGGAGCGTTGCTTCCTGGAGCCAAGAGCCCGATTTTACGCTGCTGAAATTGCCAGTGCACTGGGCTATCTGCACTCCCTGAACATTGTTTATCG AGACTTAAAGCCAGAGAACATCCTGCTCGATTCACAGGGGCACATTGTCTTGACTGACTTTGGactctgcaaagaaaacataGAGCACAATGGCACAACCTCCACCTTTTGTGGCACACCAGAG TATCTTGCTCCTGAAGTTCTCCATAAGCAGCCTTATGACCGAACTGTGGACTGGTGGTGCCTTGGAGCAGTCCTGTATGAGATGCTTTATGGCTTG CCACCGTTCTACAGCAGGAACACAGCAGAAATGTATGACAATATCTTGAACAAACCGTTGCAGCTGAAACCAAATATTACCAACTCAGCTAGACATCTCCTGGAAGGCCTCTTGCAGAAGGATAGGACAAAGAGGCTTGGAGCCAAGGAAGACTTT ATGGAGATTAAGAATCACATCTTCTTCTCCCCAATTAACTGGGATGATCTCATTAATAAGAAGATTACACCCCCTTTTAACCCAAATGTG AGTGGCCCCAGTGACCTGCGACACTTCGACCCGGAGTTTACAGATGAGCCAGTCCCCAACTCCATTGGCCAGTCCCCAGACAGCATCCTTATCACTGCCAGCGTCAAAGAAGCTGCTGAGGCTTTTTTGGGCTTCTCGTATGCCCCACCTGTGGACTCTTTCttgtga
- the SGK1 gene encoding serine/threonine-protein kinase Sgk1 isoform X1, translated as MSAALDITSIKGSAGVPAGLAALAASLLPLGRPARKGSYSGLQQRPGAGAQPQPPRRCVPPGSEMRGKEEKSSLKAFMKQRRMGLNDFIQKIATNSYACKHPEVQSILKISQPQEPELMNANPSPPPSPSQQINLGPSSNPHAKPSDFHFLKVIGKGSFGKVLLARHKAEEQFYAVKVLQKKAILKKKEEKHIMSERNVLLKNVKHPFLVGLHFSFQTADKLYFVLDYINGGELFYHLQRERCFLEPRARFYAAEIASALGYLHSLNIVYRDLKPENILLDSQGHIVLTDFGLCKENIEHNGTTSTFCGTPEYLAPEVLHKQPYDRTVDWWCLGAVLYEMLYGLPPFYSRNTAEMYDNILNKPLQLKPNITNSARHLLEGLLQKDRTKRLGAKEDFMEIKNHIFFSPINWDDLINKKITPPFNPNVSGPSDLRHFDPEFTDEPVPNSIGQSPDSILITASVKEAAEAFLGFSYAPPVDSFL; from the exons ATGTCAGCTGCCCTCGATATTACGTCCATAAAGGGGTCAGCGGGAGTGCCGGCCGGCCTCGCCGCCCTCGCcgcctccctcctgcctctgggCCGCCCGGCCAGGAAGGGAAGTTATTCAGGATTGCAGCAGCGGCCGGGAGCGGGAGCCCAGCCGCAGCCTCCACGCCGGTGCGTCCCGCCAGGCAGCGAGATGAGGGGCAAAGAGGAGAAGTCGTCGCTGAAAG CTTTCATGAAACAGAGAAGAATGGGACTAAACGACTTCATTCAGAAGATAGCCACCAACTCCTATGCATGCAAGCA TCCTGAAGTTCAGTCTATCTTGAAAATCTCCCAGCCTCAAGAGCCTGAACTTATGAATGCTAATCCTTCTCCTCCG CCCAGTCCTTCACAGCAGATCAATCTTGGCCCATCATCCAACCCACATGCCAAGCCATCAGACTTTCATTTCTTAAAAGTGATTGGAAAAGGCAGTTTTGGGAAG GTCCTCCTTGCACGCCATAAGGCAGAAGAGCAGTTCTATGCTGTTAAAGTTCTGCAGAAAAAAGCAAtcctgaagaaaaaggag gAGAAGCACATTATGTCAGAGCGCAATGTCTTGCTGAAAAATGTGAAACACCCCTTCCTGGTTGGGCTTCACTTTTCCTTCCAAACTGCAGACAAGTTGTATTTTGTCCTGGACTACATCAATGGTGGAGAG TTGTTCTACCATCTCCAGAGGGAGCGTTGCTTCCTGGAGCCAAGAGCCCGATTTTACGCTGCTGAAATTGCCAGTGCACTGGGCTATCTGCACTCCCTGAACATTGTTTATCG AGACTTAAAGCCAGAGAACATCCTGCTCGATTCACAGGGGCACATTGTCTTGACTGACTTTGGactctgcaaagaaaacataGAGCACAATGGCACAACCTCCACCTTTTGTGGCACACCAGAG TATCTTGCTCCTGAAGTTCTCCATAAGCAGCCTTATGACCGAACTGTGGACTGGTGGTGCCTTGGAGCAGTCCTGTATGAGATGCTTTATGGCTTG CCACCGTTCTACAGCAGGAACACAGCAGAAATGTATGACAATATCTTGAACAAACCGTTGCAGCTGAAACCAAATATTACCAACTCAGCTAGACATCTCCTGGAAGGCCTCTTGCAGAAGGATAGGACAAAGAGGCTTGGAGCCAAGGAAGACTTT ATGGAGATTAAGAATCACATCTTCTTCTCCCCAATTAACTGGGATGATCTCATTAATAAGAAGATTACACCCCCTTTTAACCCAAATGTG AGTGGCCCCAGTGACCTGCGACACTTCGACCCGGAGTTTACAGATGAGCCAGTCCCCAACTCCATTGGCCAGTCCCCAGACAGCATCCTTATCACTGCCAGCGTCAAAGAAGCTGCTGAGGCTTTTTTGGGCTTCTCGTATGCCCCACCTGTGGACTCTTTCttgtga